A section of the Gallus gallus isolate bGalGal1 chromosome 4, bGalGal1.mat.broiler.GRCg7b, whole genome shotgun sequence genome encodes:
- the ARSJ gene encoding arylsulfatase J isoform X2 produces the protein MYQIHTGLQHSIIRPTQPNCLPLDNITLPQKLKEVGYSTHMVGKWHLGFYRRECMPTQRGFDTFFGSLLGSGDYYTHFKCDSPGICGYDLYENDNAAWDHDNGIYSTQMYTQKVQQILASHNPRKPIFLYIAYQAVHSPLQAPGKYFEHYRSINNINRRRYAAMLACLDEAINNVTLALKKYGYYDNSIIIYSSDNGGQPMAGGSNWPLRGSKGTYWEGGIRAVGFVHSPLLKNKGSVCKELVHITDWFPTLITLAEGQIDEDIQLDGYDIWETISEGRRSPRVDILHNIDPIYTKAKNGSWAAGYGIWNTAIQSAIRVNHWKLLTGNPGYSDWVPPQAFSNVGPNRWHNERVSWSAGKTVWLFNITADPYERVDLSAKYPDVVKQLLRRLSQFNKTAVPVRYPPKDPRSNPKLNGGVWGPWFKEDEKKKKSDKSKGANKQKKNKNKKKANRKKGQSLHCRSRLAGG, from the coding sequence GTACCAGATACACACCGGCCTTCAGCACTCCATTATACGGCCAACCCAGCCCAACTGCCTACCTCTGGATAACATCACGCTACCTCAGAAGCTGAAGGAGGTTGGTTACTCAACACACATGGTTGGCAAATGGCACTTGGGGTTTTATCGCAGAGAATGCATGCCCACACAGAGAGGATTTGACACTTTCTTTGGCTCACTCTTAGGCAGCGGTGACTATTACACTCACTTCAAATGTGACAGCCCTGGAATATGTGGCTATGACCTGTACGAGAATGATAATGCAGCTTGGGATCATGACAATGGCATCTACTCCACACAGATGTACACGCAAAAAGTGCAACAAATCTTAGCTTCTCACAATCCCAGGAAACCTATATTCTTATATATTGCTTACCAAGCTGTTCATTCACCTCTTCAGGCACCAGGAAAGTATTTTGAACATTATCGATCCATAAATAACATAAACAGGCGAAGATATGCTGCGATGCTAGCTTGTTTGGATGAAGCCATAAACAACGTAACCCTTGCTTTAAAGAAGTATGGTTACTATGACAATAGCATTATCATATATTCTTCAGATAACGGTGGCCAGCCAATGGCTGGAGGAAGTAACTGGCCTCTCCGAGGGAGCAAAGGGACATACTGGGAAGGAGGTATCCGTGCTGTTGGGTTTGtccatagcccccttctgaaaaacaaagggTCTGTGTGTAAGGAGCTTGTGCACATCACAGACTGGTTCCCCACTTTGATCACACTGGCCGAAGGACAGATTGATGAAGATATCCAGCTAGATGGCTATGATATATGGGAAACCATTAGTGAAGGCAGACGTTCTCCACGGGTAGACATCTTACACAACATTGACCCAATTTACACCAAAGCCAAAAATGGGTCTTGGGCAGCTGGCTATGGGATCTGGAACACTGCAATTCAATCTGCCATCAGAGTGAATCATTGGAAACTACTGACCGGAAATCCAGGATATAGCGACTGGGTTCCTCCGCAGGCCTTCAGCAACGTGGGCCCCAACCGCTGGCATAATGAACGTGTTTCTTGGTCAGCTGGCAAAACCGTGTGGCTTTTCAACATAACTGCTGATCCATACGAACGGGTGGACCTCTCTGCAAAGTATCCTGACGTAGTGAAACAGCTGTTGAGGAGGCTTTCACAGTTCAATAAGACTGCGGTTCCTGTTCGGTACCCACCTAAGGACCCACGGAGTAACCCAAAGCTGAATGGAGGAGTCTGGGGTCCGTGGTTtaaagaggatgaaaagaagaagaagtcAGATAAAAGTAAAGGTGCTAATAAgcaaaagaagaacaagaacaagaaaaaagcaaataggaaaaaaggACAATCATTACATTGCCGATCACGTCTTGCTGGTGGATAG